Proteins encoded in a region of the Podarcis muralis chromosome 2, rPodMur119.hap1.1, whole genome shotgun sequence genome:
- the SPRY4 gene encoding protein sprouty homolog 4 isoform X2: MEPRTPHSITGVPNSTVVVQPLLDSRIPYGRLQHPLTILPIDQMKTTHLENDYIDNPTLAQLAAQKHPRGHHEPAHPPRCEQDITHPWISFSGRPSSISSSSSTSSDQRLLDHMVPAPVADQSSPRAVRIQPKAINCKPLDLKGPASQEMDKHFLLCEACGKCKCKECALPRTLPSCWVCKQECLCSAQNLVNYSTCMCLVKGVFYHCTNEDDEGSCADHPCSCSHSNCCARWSFMSALSLVLPCLLCYLPATGCVKLSQRCYDQVRLDPGDDPITQALLILLLFCLPENSFSLL, encoded by the exons ATGGAGCCTCGGACGCCTCACAGCATTACTGGGGTTCCCAATTCCACTGTGGTGGTCCAGCCTCTCCTGGACAGCCGCATCCCCTACGGCAGGCTGCAGCATCCTCTGACCATCCTGCCAATTGACCAAATGAAGACCACGCACCTGGAGAACGACTACATAGACAACCCCACCCTGGCCCAGCTGGCTGCTCAGAAACATCCCCGGGGCCACCATGAGCCCGCCCACCCCCCGCGGTGTGAGCAGGACATCACTCACCCATGGATCTCTTTCAGCGGGCGGCCCAGttccatcagcagcagcagcagcacatcttCGGATCAGAGGCTTTTGGATCACATGGTTCCGGCCCCGGTAGCAGACCAGTCCTCCCCGAGGGCTGTCCGGATACAGCCCAAGGCGATTAATTGCAAGCCCTTGGACCTGAAGGGACCTGCTTCTCAGGAGATGGACAAGCACTTTTTGCTGTGCGAAGCCTGTGGGAAATGCAAATGCAAGGAGTGCGCCCTGCCCAGGACTTTGCCCTCCTGCTGGGTGTGCAAGCAGGAGTGCCTGTGCTCGGCTCAGAACCTGGTCAACTACTCCACCTGCATGTGTCTGGTGAAGGGCGTCTTCTACCACTGTACCAACGAGGACGACGAGGGCTCTTGCGCAGACCACCCCTGCTCCTGCTCGCATTCGAACTGCTGCGCTCGCTGGTCTTTCATGAGCGCCCTCTCTCTGGTCCTGCCTTGCTTGTTGTGCTACCTGCCGGCCACCGGCTGCGTGAAGCTGTCGCAGCGATGCTACGACCAA GTCAGGCTGGATCCTGGGGATGACCCCATCACTCAAGCGTTGttgatcttgttgttgttttgccttccTGAAAACTCTTTCTCATTGCTTTAG
- the SPRY4 gene encoding protein sprouty homolog 4 isoform X1 yields the protein MEPRTPHSITGVPNSTVVVQPLLDSRIPYGRLQHPLTILPIDQMKTTHLENDYIDNPTLAQLAAQKHPRGHHEPAHPPRCEQDITHPWISFSGRPSSISSSSSTSSDQRLLDHMVPAPVADQSSPRAVRIQPKAINCKPLDLKGPASQEMDKHFLLCEACGKCKCKECALPRTLPSCWVCKQECLCSAQNLVNYSTCMCLVKGVFYHCTNEDDEGSCADHPCSCSHSNCCARWSFMSALSLVLPCLLCYLPATGCVKLSQRCYDQVSRPGCRCKNTNSVICKASPEGKVGSRPGKPF from the coding sequence ATGGAGCCTCGGACGCCTCACAGCATTACTGGGGTTCCCAATTCCACTGTGGTGGTCCAGCCTCTCCTGGACAGCCGCATCCCCTACGGCAGGCTGCAGCATCCTCTGACCATCCTGCCAATTGACCAAATGAAGACCACGCACCTGGAGAACGACTACATAGACAACCCCACCCTGGCCCAGCTGGCTGCTCAGAAACATCCCCGGGGCCACCATGAGCCCGCCCACCCCCCGCGGTGTGAGCAGGACATCACTCACCCATGGATCTCTTTCAGCGGGCGGCCCAGttccatcagcagcagcagcagcacatcttCGGATCAGAGGCTTTTGGATCACATGGTTCCGGCCCCGGTAGCAGACCAGTCCTCCCCGAGGGCTGTCCGGATACAGCCCAAGGCGATTAATTGCAAGCCCTTGGACCTGAAGGGACCTGCTTCTCAGGAGATGGACAAGCACTTTTTGCTGTGCGAAGCCTGTGGGAAATGCAAATGCAAGGAGTGCGCCCTGCCCAGGACTTTGCCCTCCTGCTGGGTGTGCAAGCAGGAGTGCCTGTGCTCGGCTCAGAACCTGGTCAACTACTCCACCTGCATGTGTCTGGTGAAGGGCGTCTTCTACCACTGTACCAACGAGGACGACGAGGGCTCTTGCGCAGACCACCCCTGCTCCTGCTCGCATTCGAACTGCTGCGCTCGCTGGTCTTTCATGAGCGCCCTCTCTCTGGTCCTGCCTTGCTTGTTGTGCTACCTGCCGGCCACCGGCTGCGTGAAGCTGTCGCAGCGATGCTACGACCAAGTGAGTCGGCCTGGATGCCGGTGCAAAAACACAAACAGTGTGATTTGCAAAGCATCACCTGAAGGGAAAGTTGGCAGCAGGCCAGGGAAGCCATTTTGA